A single candidate division SR1 bacterium Aalborg_AAW-1 DNA region contains:
- the mraY gene encoding Phospho-N-acetylmuramoyl-pentapeptide-transferase codes for MAEELLLKVNTIIIYGLLTFVLSVVIYPFYIRVLQYYKAGKTIRDADVTGSEATIFHTMHQHKQGTPTMGGGFFLIVVAFMVALSYIPYHFEWINNTLLNRQETYILLFGFFSMGCIGLVDDILNIKGHGKVKGLSARSKMFGMVFFAAFITYWFYGQLHVDWLLLRPGMKIDLGIWFIPFSFTFVLFVTHAINITDGLDGLAGGMMSMVLSSLALVTFLNQTYIATSLIVIVVAVLVAFLRYNINPAKIFMGDSGAFALGGLLSSLILLLNMREGIFIPFIILFGIFILELLSSFLQIIWKKYCKKKIFPIAPFHHLCEYYGMKEYTVVMKFWMVQGVLSLLCIVIILYIESFNLM; via the coding sequence ATGGCTGAAGAATTGTTGCTTAAAGTAAATACGATTATTATTTATGGTTTATTAACGTTTGTATTGTCTGTTGTGATTTATCCTTTTTATATTCGTGTTTTACAATATTACAAAGCAGGAAAAACAATTCGTGATGCTGATGTGACGGGGTCAGAAGCAACAATTTTTCATACTATGCATCAGCATAAACAAGGTACACCAACTATGTGATGATGATTCTTTTTGATTGTGGTCGCATTTATGGTAGCGTTGTCATATATACCATATCATTTTGAGTGGATTAATAATACATTGCTCAATAGACAAGAGACATATATTCTTCTTTTTGGGTTTTTTTCAATGTGATGTATTGGTCTTGTTGATGATATACTTAATATTAAAGGACACGGTAAAGTGAAGGGATTGAGTGCTCGATCTAAAATGTTTGGTATGGTGTTTTTTGCAGCATTTATTACGTATTGGTTTTATGGACAATTACATGTAGATTGGTTGTTATTGCGACCAGGGATGAAGATTGATCTTTGAATATGGTTTATTCCTTTTAGTTTTACCTTTGTTCTTTTTGTAACGCATGCTATTAATATCACTGATGGATTAGATGGGCTTGCATGAGGTATGATGTCGATGGTTTTATCATCACTTGCGTTAGTTACGTTTTTAAATCAAACATATATCGCTACTTCTTTGATCGTAATTGTTGTAGCAGTTTTAGTTGCGTTTTTGCGATATAATATTAATCCTGCAAAGATATTTATGTGAGATAGTTGAGCATTTGCCTTATGATGATTGCTTTCATCATTGATTTTATTGTTAAATATGAGAGAATGAATATTTATTCCTTTTATAATTTTATTTGGTATTTTTATTCTTGAGTTGCTCTCTAGTTTTCTCCAGATTATATGGAAAAAGTATTGTAAAAAGAAAATCTTTCCTATAGCTCCATTTCATCATTTATGTGAATACTATGGTATGAAAGAATATACTGTCGTGATGAAGTTCTGGATGGTTCAGTGAGTGCTATCTCTCTTATGTATTGTTATTATTTTGTATATAGAGTCTTTTAATTTAATGTAA
- the uvrA gene encoding UvrABC system protein A gives MTVKKQQIQKPSGENLSDVIVLKGVNTHNLNNIDVTIPKNNIITITGVSGSGKSSLAFHTIYKEGQFRYIESLSSYLRQFFQLGSRPDIEYSSGLSPAIAIEQNKQSGNSRSSVGTLTEIDDYLRLLFSKVGSLYSYGSGKPIKTQNVETIVNNIKNNYSDKKVFLLHELVVCDEKKELETFTRKNRNRVEKEKGFVRYLIVPKGEKGEPVEYFYLEEPNLPTDFFPVAVYGIYDRVTVEEAKIGRLKEDIIKILAEQKKFGIWVEDEHKLEWFTDKNYDPEYNISYPEFTSRHFSPNRIEGACPHCSGLGEILQVDIEKIIDPQSTYMRAILPWRDSNYGQNILERLAQKYSIDQAAIWHELPERFRHVVLHGDQELLRVKNGEKNANISYEGIDPIIKDQFQKGMLTVDFQAMLGMEHCPECQGAKLRKESLHVFITLPTGSLSEDLLFHLNTHKFYEQKVDDYPDNRIKINIAQLQHLSLNEIITVLEVFEEHSLEDEQLIDRILHPLMDRARTIGELGLGYLSLHRQVGTLSGGEIQRLRLTKQLGNKLTGIIYVLDEPTIGLNTKEIVKVIDAIKGLKTMGNTIIVVEHNEEFIKNSDWVVEIGPGAGDFGGNVVFNGSYEDFIQQQSLTSDYITGKRKVHIDFEHKVSSQHITIKKAHKYNLQNIDVQLPLGGFSIITGGSGAGKTTLMYTTLFRFLEEKQKFIQSYIRLHLLKKGLSWQEIISAPVMKKDEYAHYEKLALQEFYNDIGVDIIQGYEHIDNTLYIDQSSIGKTPRSCPATFVGIFDDMRTLFAGTNEAKYLGFNSGHFSFNSSKGACPECKGYGYKKIELQFLPDTYIHCELCNGTRYKPEINQITRRGKSISQVLDLYIKDAYEFFSDIGHIHEPLKMMMEIGLGYLKLGQPAQMLSGGESQRLKLIKHFLKSYKGHTVYFLDEPTVGLHPHDIEKLLLVLKKFLDKGDTILMIEHDEDLLQFADKVITLDNGALINSSNKKNK, from the coding sequence ATGACAGTAAAAAAACAACAAATACAGAAACCTTCATGAGAAAATCTTTCAGACGTGATTGTTCTTAAATGAGTAAATACTCACAATCTTAACAATATTGATGTAACAATACCAAAAAACAATATCATCACGATCACGTGAGTATCTGGATCAGGAAAATCCTCGCTTGCTTTTCACACCATCTATAAGGAAGGTCAATTTCGTTATATTGAATCTCTTTCGTCCTATTTAAGACAATTTTTCCAATTAGGATCAAGACCAGATATTGAATATAGCTCTGGACTATCTCCTGCTATTGCTATCGAACAGAACAAACAATCAGGGAATAGTAGATCTTCTGTTGGTACATTAACAGAAATCGATGATTATCTTAGACTTCTTTTTTCAAAAGTTGGATCGCTCTACTCATATGGTTCATGAAAGCCTATCAAAACACAAAATGTAGAAACTATTGTCAACAATATTAAAAACAATTATTCTGACAAAAAAGTGTTTTTGTTACATGAGTTGGTTGTTTGTGATGAGAAAAAAGAGCTTGAAACATTTACAAGAAAAAATAGAAATAGAGTTGAAAAAGAAAAAGGATTTGTAAGATACCTGATTGTACCAAAAGGTGAAAAATGAGAACCAGTAGAATATTTTTATCTTGAAGAGCCTAATCTTCCAACAGATTTTTTTCCAGTTGCTGTGTATGGTATCTATGATCGTGTAACGGTAGAAGAAGCAAAAATTGGGAGACTAAAAGAAGATATTATCAAAATTTTGGCAGAACAAAAAAAATTTGGAATCTGGGTAGAAGATGAACATAAACTTGAATGGTTTACAGATAAAAATTATGATCCTGAATATAATATATCCTACCCAGAATTTACTTCTAGACATTTTTCTCCAAATCGTATTGAATGAGCATGTCCTCATTGTAGCGGATTAGGTGAAATTCTCCAAGTTGATATAGAAAAGATTATTGATCCACAAAGTACCTATATGAGAGCCATACTCCCATGGAGAGACAGTAACTATGGACAAAATATATTAGAAAGATTAGCTCAAAAGTACTCTATAGATCAAGCAGCGATATGGCACGAACTTCCAGAACGATTTCGTCATGTAGTACTTCATGGTGATCAGGAACTTTTAAGGGTAAAAAATGGTGAAAAAAACGCCAATATTAGTTATGAAGGTATTGACCCAATCATTAAAGATCAATTTCAAAAAGGTATGCTAACAGTAGACTTCCAAGCGATGCTTGGTATGGAACATTGTCCTGAATGCCAAGGCGCTAAACTTCGTAAAGAATCTCTTCATGTATTTATAACACTCCCAACATGAAGCTTGTCAGAAGATTTACTTTTTCATCTTAATACTCATAAATTTTATGAACAAAAAGTTGATGATTATCCTGATAATAGAATAAAAATTAATATTGCTCAACTGCAACATCTTTCACTTAATGAAATCATTACTGTCCTTGAAGTCTTTGAAGAACACTCTCTTGAAGATGAACAACTGATTGATAGAATTCTTCATCCACTGATGGATAGGGCAAGAACTATTGGTGAACTTGGATTAGGGTATCTTTCTCTTCACAGACAGGTAGGAACATTATCATGATGAGAAATACAAAGACTCAGACTAACTAAACAACTGGGAAACAAACTCACTGGCATTATTTATGTGTTGGATGAACCAACTATAGGACTCAATACTAAAGAAATTGTCAAAGTGATTGATGCCATAAAAGGTCTCAAAACTATGGGAAATACTATCATCGTTGTAGAACACAATGAAGAATTCATCAAAAATTCAGATTGGGTTGTGGAAATTTGACCTGGAGCAGGAGATTTTGGTGGTAATGTTGTATTCAACTGATCATATGAAGATTTTATTCAACAGCAATCTCTAACTTCCGATTATATAACAGGTAAAAGAAAGGTTCATATTGATTTTGAACACAAAGTAAGTTCACAACACATTACGATCAAAAAAGCTCACAAATACAATCTTCAAAATATTGATGTACAACTTCCTCTTTGATGATTTTCAATTATTACATGATGATCGTGAGCAGGTAAAACAACTCTTATGTACACTACTCTTTTTAGGTTTTTAGAAGAAAAACAAAAATTTATCCAATCATATATTAGACTTCATCTTCTCAAAAAAGGACTTTCTTGGCAAGAAATCATATCTGCACCAGTAATGAAAAAAGACGAATATGCACATTATGAGAAACTTGCTCTTCAGGAATTTTATAATGACATAGGTGTAGATATTATTCAAGGATATGAACATATTGATAATACACTCTATATCGATCAATCCAGCATTGGAAAAACACCAAGAAGTTGTCCAGCCACTTTTGTAGGTATTTTTGATGATATGAGAACACTCTTTGCAGGGACTAATGAAGCGAAATACCTTGGATTTAATTCAGGACATTTTTCATTCAATAGTAGTAAAGGGGCTTGTCCAGAATGTAAGGGATATGGATATAAAAAAATAGAATTACAATTTCTTCCTGACACCTATATTCACTGTGAATTATGTAATGGAACCAGATATAAACCAGAGATTAATCAAATCACACGAAGAGGAAAATCTATATCTCAAGTACTTGATCTGTATATAAAAGATGCTTATGAATTTTTCTCAGATATTTGACATATTCACGAACCTCTCAAGATGATGATGGAAATAGGTTTAGGTTATCTTAAACTATGACAACCAGCTCAAATGTTATCAGGATGAGAATCTCAAAGACTAAAGCTTATTAAACATTTTCTCAAATCATATAAAGGACATACTGTATATTTCTTAGATGAGCCTACCGTAGGTCTTCATCCACACGACATTGAGAAACTTCTCCTTGTCTTAAAAAAATTCCTCGATAAGGGTGATACTATTCTTATGATCGAACATGATGAAGATTTATTGCAATTTGCTGACAAAGTTATCACTCTCGACAATGGAGCTCTTATAAATTCAAGTAATAAGAAAAATAAATAA